One Thiocapsa sp. genomic window, GACAAGGAAAGTGATCAACGGATTTGATGAAGAGTGCCCGGGAAGCCGTTCGCCCCTGAAGCCTGGATGTCGTGTTCCGCTGTTCAGAGCTTGCATGTAGATGGGCTCCCCGCCCTCTTCGCCCATACCGAAGAGTATCCGAGGCCGTGGACATGTCCGGGAGCCTGCATACACAAGGTCGGTAGGCGAGGGTACAGGGTCGGGGAACCGGGAATCATAATATCGCGTTGCATCCTGAAGAGACAGACGATGAATACAGCCGGAATCGATGTGGCCCACAAGACCCTGGCGCTGGCCGTCAGCACCGAGGAGAAGCTCGGCAAGGTCCGCGAGTTTGCCAACACACCAAGCGGTCATGCCGCGCTGATTAAGGCCTTGCAAGGTGCGCGGGTGGAGCGGGTGTGCCTGGAGGCGACCGGCAGCTATCACCTGGACCTGGCGCTGGCCATCGATGCGGCCGGGTTGGCGCTCATGGTGCTCAACCCCAAGGCCGCCAAGCGCTTTGCCGAGGCCTTGCAGACGCGCAACAAGAGCGATGCGGTCGATGCCGGCGTGCTGGCGCAGTTCGCCCGGCGCATGCCGTTCGAGCCGTGGCGGCGCCCGGCGACCGAGGCGCTGGAGCTGCGTGCCTGTTCACGGCGCTTGGAGGCGTTGGTGGTCGATCGCACGCGGGCGAAGAACCAACTCCACGCCCTGTTGCAAAGCACCACCACGCCGGCCGTCGTGCTGGAGGACGTGCGCCTGAGCATCCACCAGTACACCGCCCGGATTGATGCCCTGCGTGACTGGGCCGATGCGCGCATCAGCGCCGACGAGGAGCTTGCGCAGGTCTACCGGCTGCTCACCGGCATCCCCGGCATCGCCGCCGCCAGCGCCATCCAGCTCATGGGTGAGCTGCTGGTGCTGCCCGAGGACATGCGTGCCAAGCAATGGGTCGCCCTGGCCGGACTGGATCCGCGCCAGAGCACCTCGGGCACCAGCGTGAACAAACCCCCGCGCCTGAGTAAGGCCGGCAACGCCCACCTGCGCAAGGCGCTGTTCATGCCCGCGCTGAGCGCCGCGCGCCATGAACCGCACGTCAACAGCTACTACACGCATCTCATCGAAGCGCGCGGCCTGAAGAAGATTCAGGCCATCTGCGCGGTCATGCGCAAATTGCTGCATGCCATCCATGCCATGCTCAAGCACCGCCAAGCGTTCGACGGCAGCCGCTTCTGCTTGCTTCGCGAGGCCGCGGCATGAGCACCTCGGCGATGTCCGCCACGGCACCCTCCTCGGTTGGCCCGACAGCACGCGCGTGGCCGTCCAAGAGCCGCCGCCAAGACGAGCGCGTTCAACCACCACGGCGCAGGGCATTCATTGATCAACAACCAGCAGCAGTCGCGTCGCAGACGCTCGCAGCCAGCAGCGGCTTCAGTGCGGCGCAGTGTGGGCAACGGGTGAATGAGTGTGGTCAAGGTGGGGGCAACCCGCCGGGAGCGGGTTGTCCCCGGCTTGTCCACACGCCCGCTTGCGGCATTCACGCGTTGTCCACACGGAGTCCGCCCGCGCCCCACCCGCAGCCAAGCCCCATCCGTCATCGAA contains:
- a CDS encoding IS110 family transposase, coding for MNTAGIDVAHKTLALAVSTEEKLGKVREFANTPSGHAALIKALQGARVERVCLEATGSYHLDLALAIDAAGLALMVLNPKAAKRFAEALQTRNKSDAVDAGVLAQFARRMPFEPWRRPATEALELRACSRRLEALVVDRTRAKNQLHALLQSTTTPAVVLEDVRLSIHQYTARIDALRDWADARISADEELAQVYRLLTGIPGIAAASAIQLMGELLVLPEDMRAKQWVALAGLDPRQSTSGTSVNKPPRLSKAGNAHLRKALFMPALSAARHEPHVNSYYTHLIEARGLKKIQAICAVMRKLLHAIHAMLKHRQAFDGSRFCLLREAAA